A genomic segment from uncultured Marinifilum sp. encodes:
- a CDS encoding DUF4837 family protein — MKKIIHIAIVCMLVLTATVSCKKTTKGLRPVVTGKSGELLILINDALWDGAVGDTLRSIISDSQAGLPQNEPLLDILHISHNGFSSMFKTHRSILDLRISNKIKENNIAVKDELYARTQSFMKIEANNNKEMINFMLENRNKILAYFIVGERNRKIKTIKKNVVQEIFEKVKEKYNFTLSFPGGYTINKDETDFLWVSNETPSSSQGMFIYSFDYSSEDMFNKEEVIKRRNNLLRKYVPGPTPNSYMSTESNYPITYRQFKFDGNYACEARGLWKVEGDFMGGPFVSITYLDEKTNKIVCMDSYVYYPNNNKREMLRELEAVMYSFENLNK, encoded by the coding sequence ATGAAAAAAATAATACATATAGCAATTGTTTGTATGCTCGTTTTAACGGCTACAGTATCTTGTAAAAAAACCACTAAAGGTTTGCGCCCTGTTGTTACAGGAAAATCAGGAGAACTTTTAATTTTAATTAACGATGCCCTTTGGGATGGAGCTGTGGGTGATACCCTAAGAAGTATTATTTCTGATTCTCAGGCAGGTTTGCCTCAAAACGAACCATTATTGGATATCTTGCATATATCTCATAATGGGTTTAGTAGTATGTTTAAAACGCATCGAAGTATTCTTGACTTGCGGATTTCGAATAAGATAAAAGAGAATAATATTGCGGTAAAGGATGAATTGTATGCCAGAACGCAGTCATTCATGAAAATCGAAGCTAACAATAATAAAGAAATGATAAATTTTATGCTTGAAAATAGGAATAAAATTTTAGCTTATTTTATTGTTGGAGAACGAAATAGAAAAATAAAAACCATAAAGAAAAATGTTGTTCAGGAGATTTTCGAAAAAGTAAAAGAGAAGTATAATTTTACGCTTTCTTTTCCAGGAGGTTATACTATTAATAAAGATGAGACAGATTTTTTATGGGTAAGTAACGAAACTCCTTCATCGAGTCAGGGAATGTTTATTTATTCTTTTGATTATTCATCGGAAGATATGTTTAATAAGGAAGAAGTAATAAAGAGAAGAAATAATTTGCTTAGAAAATATGTTCCAGGGCCAACTCCAAATAGCTACATGAGTACCGAAAGCAACTACCCAATTACTTATCGTCAGTTTAAATTCGATGGAAACTATGCCTGCGAAGCAAGAGGTTTGTGGAAAGTAGAGGGAGATTTTATGGGAGGTCCTTTTGTTAGTATTACCTATCTCGACGAAAAAACCAATAAAATTGTATGTATGGATTCCTACGTTTATTATCCAAATAATAATAAGCGCGAAATGTTACGAGAATTAGAGGCGGTAATGTATTCATTCGAAAATTTGAATAAGTAG
- a CDS encoding transglycosylase SLT domain-containing protein translates to MKNYLLLFLFCFAGSIQLAAQSPFRIQQKKKPENLLEINQRLRYFSHEILKEELPENKILDANYIPVFSDAVYLERMKKLDDQTPISLDFKPIVRRHIEAYAVRHREKTGRIMERSDLYFPLFEEYLDKYDLPLELKYLSVIESALDPKAKSRSGALGLWQFMYNSCKMFDLRVTSYVDERMDPEKATEAACKYLQYLYRIFGDWQLAIAAYNGGPGVVRDAIQRSGGKTDFWEISPYLPQQTRNYVPAFIAANYIMNYNREHNIISGHFKYPYYSISPVNIKKSISFKNVALAINVSIEDLRKLNPIYKRDIIPVSELPAKLVLPTNKIGSFIDSEEQIYAMTNKPKKYLELQMELSSTKGKYCIVHVVKAGEYFHKIAMKYSCTTHNIMAWNNLKNQEIYVGQRLKVWVHPSDEIAQKPDREPLLKKSKFLLYEVQDGDSLQSIANRFEVESVTDLVDINSINQSASVEPGTILKIVQYE, encoded by the coding sequence ATGAAGAATTATTTACTTCTATTCCTTTTTTGTTTTGCAGGTAGTATTCAGCTTGCTGCACAATCGCCATTTCGTATTCAGCAAAAAAAGAAACCTGAAAATTTGCTCGAAATTAATCAGCGTTTAAGATATTTTAGTCACGAAATATTAAAAGAGGAATTACCCGAAAATAAAATTCTGGATGCCAATTATATCCCTGTTTTTTCCGATGCAGTTTATCTGGAAAGAATGAAAAAGCTTGATGATCAGACTCCTATAAGTCTCGATTTTAAGCCTATTGTTCGCAGACATATAGAGGCTTATGCTGTGCGTCATCGTGAGAAAACCGGACGCATTATGGAAAGATCCGATTTGTATTTTCCATTGTTCGAAGAGTACTTAGATAAGTACGATTTGCCTCTTGAATTAAAATACCTTTCGGTTATTGAATCGGCATTAGATCCAAAGGCAAAATCTCGATCAGGAGCATTGGGCTTATGGCAGTTTATGTATAATTCATGTAAGATGTTCGATTTAAGAGTAACTTCTTATGTTGATGAAAGAATGGATCCTGAAAAAGCTACAGAAGCTGCTTGTAAATACCTGCAATACCTGTACAGAATTTTTGGCGATTGGCAATTGGCAATCGCTGCTTATAATGGAGGTCCTGGAGTTGTGCGAGATGCTATTCAGCGATCGGGGGGAAAGACCGATTTTTGGGAAATTTCGCCGTATCTGCCACAGCAAACAAGAAATTACGTTCCGGCATTTATTGCGGCCAATTATATTATGAATTATAATCGGGAACACAACATAATATCGGGTCATTTTAAGTATCCATACTATAGTATTTCACCGGTAAATATTAAAAAATCGATTTCTTTTAAGAATGTTGCATTGGCTATAAATGTATCTATTGAGGATTTGCGAAAATTAAATCCTATTTATAAACGTGATATTATTCCGGTAAGCGAGTTGCCAGCAAAACTTGTTCTTCCAACTAATAAAATTGGTTCTTTTATCGATAGCGAAGAACAAATTTATGCCATGACAAACAAACCTAAAAAGTATTTGGAACTTCAGATGGAACTTTCATCTACAAAAGGAAAATACTGTATTGTTCATGTGGTTAAAGCGGGTGAGTATTTTCATAAAATAGCCATGAAATATTCATGTACTACCCATAATATTATGGCTTGGAATAATCTAAAAAATCAGGAGATTTATGTCGGGCAAAGATTAAAAGTATGGGTACATCCTTCCGACGAAATTGCTCAAAAACCAGATAGAGAACCTTTATTGAAGAAAAGTAAATTTTTACTTTACGAAGTTCAGGATGGGGATAGTTTGCAATCAATAGCTAATCGTTTTGAAGTAGAATCGGTAACTGATTTGGTAGATATAAATAGCATTAATCAATCTGCATCGGTTGAACCCGGCACAATCCTAAAAATTGTTCAGTACGAATAG
- the tatA gene encoding twin-arginine translocase TatA/TatE family subunit: MYLFVLAGIPGVWQVVIIIFAIILLFGGKKIPELMKGLGQGMKEFKKATGDEEEEKKENDSIK, translated from the coding sequence ATGTACCTTTTTGTATTAGCAGGAATTCCTGGTGTTTGGCAAGTAGTTATTATTATTTTTGCAATCATACTATTATTTGGTGGAAAAAAAATTCCGGAACTTATGAAAGGATTAGGTCAGGGAATGAAAGAATTTAAGAAAGCTACCGGAGACGAGGAAGAAGAGAAAAAAGAAAATGACTCGATAAAATAA
- the rseP gene encoding RIP metalloprotease RseP — MEVLVKIGQFLLSLSILVVLHELGHFTFAKLFKTRVEKFYMFFNPGFSLFKFKKGETEYGIGWIPLGGYVKISGMIDESMDKEQMALPPKPYEFRAKPAWQRLLIMVGGVLVNFILAFVIYIAVLFAWGEQYLPAENAKYGVVCDSLSKSIGLQNGDIIVALDNKKLEKFTQIVPNIILDRPSTMQVIRNGSQTNIQIPSSFVPALLERSSKKFSVDPSIQLRRPFHPYKIAKVEKDLPAKIAGLQKNDEVTKIDGLDFEFFDEFQDYMKTKAGKEVNVSVLRDSKELSLKMILTDEGYMGVRGGSDINHFEYETIKYSLAQAIPAGISKGVSKLTDYLKQFGLIFDKEVKGYKSIGGFGTIGSIFPPVWDWHAFWNLTAFLSIILAIMNILPIPALDGGHVLFLFYEIITGRKPGDKFMEYAQVTGMILLFGLLIFANANDVVKWISGWK, encoded by the coding sequence ATGGAAGTATTAGTTAAAATAGGACAATTTTTATTGAGTTTGTCTATTCTTGTTGTCTTGCACGAGTTAGGACATTTTACATTTGCCAAACTTTTTAAAACCAGAGTTGAGAAATTCTATATGTTCTTTAATCCTGGATTTTCGCTTTTTAAGTTTAAAAAAGGCGAAACAGAATATGGAATTGGTTGGATTCCATTGGGAGGATATGTGAAAATATCGGGTATGATTGATGAATCGATGGATAAGGAACAAATGGCCTTGCCACCTAAGCCATACGAATTTAGAGCAAAACCAGCTTGGCAGCGTTTGTTAATTATGGTAGGTGGAGTTTTAGTTAACTTTATATTGGCATTTGTAATTTATATTGCCGTATTGTTTGCCTGGGGCGAACAGTATTTACCAGCCGAAAATGCTAAGTATGGTGTGGTTTGTGATTCTCTTTCTAAAAGTATTGGTTTACAGAATGGTGATATTATTGTAGCATTAGACAATAAGAAGCTTGAGAAATTCACTCAAATTGTACCAAATATTATTCTTGATCGTCCATCTACCATGCAAGTAATTCGAAATGGTAGTCAAACAAATATCCAAATACCTTCTTCTTTTGTGCCAGCACTATTGGAACGAAGCAGTAAGAAGTTTTCGGTAGATCCATCTATACAATTGCGACGACCATTCCACCCATATAAAATAGCTAAGGTGGAAAAAGACTTGCCTGCAAAAATAGCCGGATTACAAAAAAACGATGAGGTCACTAAAATAGATGGTCTAGATTTTGAATTCTTTGATGAATTTCAGGATTACATGAAAACAAAGGCAGGTAAAGAAGTTAATGTATCTGTGCTAAGAGATAGTAAAGAATTATCCTTAAAAATGATTCTTACAGATGAAGGATATATGGGTGTTAGAGGTGGATCTGATATTAACCATTTTGAGTACGAAACCATTAAATATAGTCTTGCTCAGGCTATTCCTGCCGGAATTAGTAAAGGAGTTAGTAAGTTAACCGATTATCTTAAACAGTTTGGCCTTATTTTCGACAAAGAGGTTAAAGGATATAAATCTATTGGAGGATTTGGAACAATTGGTAGTATTTTTCCTCCAGTATGGGACTGGCATGCTTTCTGGAATCTTACAGCATTTTTATCTATTATTTTAGCAATTATGAATATTCTGCCTATTCCAGCTTTAGATGGTGGGCATGTATTGTTTCTATTTTATGAAATTATTACTGGAAGAAAACCTGGCGACAAATTTATGGAGTATGCTCAGGTAACTGGAATGATACTTTTATTTGGGCTATTGATTTTTGCTAATGCTAATGATGTAGTAAAATGGATTTCAGGTTGGAAATAA
- a CDS encoding 1-deoxy-D-xylulose-5-phosphate reductoisomerase encodes MSKHIAILGSTGSIGTQTLEVVDANPEEFTVDVLTANNNVELLIKQAKKFKPDVVVVACEEKYSQLSEALKEEPIKVYAGKDAIAQVVQMGAIDVVVTAMVGYSGLLPTINAIKARKNIALANKETLVVAGEIIQKLALEYGVSIYPVDSEHSAIFQCLMGEFDNPIEKIYLTASGGPFRGKDKKFLESVTSKQALKHPNWDMGAKITIDSASMMNKGFEAIEAKWLFDLRADQIDVIVHHQSIVHSLVQFQDGSMKAQMGLPDMKLPIQFALTFPKRLKTDFPRFNFMEYPELSFSAADSENFRNLALAYEAMNKGGNLPCIINAANEIVVDAFLKDRVGFLQMSDIIEKCMQKSEFIKNPSYDDYVLTDIEARKLAQSML; translated from the coding sequence ATGAGTAAACATATTGCTATTCTGGGATCGACAGGTTCCATTGGGACTCAAACATTAGAAGTGGTTGATGCGAATCCGGAAGAATTTACAGTAGATGTTTTAACTGCGAATAATAATGTAGAATTATTAATTAAACAGGCTAAGAAATTTAAACCAGATGTAGTAGTTGTAGCTTGCGAAGAAAAATATTCCCAATTATCGGAAGCTTTAAAAGAAGAACCCATAAAGGTTTATGCAGGTAAGGATGCCATTGCACAAGTTGTACAAATGGGAGCTATTGATGTTGTAGTAACTGCCATGGTAGGATATTCGGGTTTGCTACCAACTATTAATGCAATAAAAGCTAGAAAAAATATCGCTTTAGCTAATAAAGAGACTTTGGTGGTTGCTGGTGAAATTATTCAAAAACTTGCATTGGAATATGGTGTTAGTATTTATCCGGTAGATTCGGAACATTCTGCAATTTTTCAGTGTTTAATGGGAGAATTCGATAATCCTATCGAAAAAATTTATCTCACCGCATCGGGAGGACCATTTAGAGGTAAGGATAAAAAGTTTTTAGAATCGGTAACATCCAAACAGGCGCTTAAACACCCCAATTGGGATATGGGAGCTAAAATTACAATCGATTCTGCAAGCATGATGAACAAAGGTTTTGAGGCAATAGAAGCGAAGTGGTTGTTCGATTTACGTGCCGATCAAATTGATGTTATTGTACATCATCAATCTATTGTTCATTCTCTGGTGCAATTTCAGGATGGATCCATGAAAGCACAAATGGGTTTACCCGATATGAAATTACCAATTCAGTTTGCTTTAACTTTTCCAAAGAGATTAAAAACTGATTTTCCTCGTTTTAATTTTATGGAATATCCAGAGCTAAGTTTTTCTGCTGCCGACTCAGAGAACTTTAGAAATTTGGCTTTGGCTTACGAAGCAATGAATAAGGGTGGAAATTTGCCATGCATTATTAATGCGGCCAACGAAATTGTTGTTGATGCATTCCTAAAAGATAGGGTAGGATTTTTGCAGATGAGTGATATTATTGAAAAATGCATGCAAAAGTCTGAATTTATTAAAAATCCATCTTACGATGATTATGTACTTACTGATATAGAAGCTAGAAAATTAGCTCAATCTATGTTGTAA
- a CDS encoding M23 family metallopeptidase yields MSQLKEKTPLLEKLKNKYRLTISNEATFDEVLSIRLSRLNVFTVTGVFSILLIALVTLLIAFTPLKEYIPGYPDGEMRRNIEQNSVLVDSLIIELNKRDQFFQGIRNVVSGNDFDNVSQNATDTLVDPKYKNLEFTKSESDSLFRKEHEEDEKYNLTLEDAPKAKGLSNIHFFAPIKGMVSNHYDARSEHYGTDVVGGVNERISSVLEGTVIFSEWTLNTGYVIQIQHSNDLLSVYKHNSELLKKAGERVKAGEAIALLGNSGEFTTGPHLHFELWHNGRPLNPEDYIKF; encoded by the coding sequence ATGAGTCAATTAAAAGAAAAAACTCCTTTACTAGAGAAATTAAAGAATAAATACCGTTTAACTATTTCTAACGAAGCAACTTTCGACGAAGTGTTATCTATTCGTTTGTCTCGTTTAAATGTATTTACAGTAACCGGTGTATTCTCTATTCTATTAATAGCTTTAGTAACACTGTTAATTGCCTTTACCCCATTAAAAGAGTACATTCCAGGTTATCCCGATGGTGAAATGAGAAGGAATATAGAACAAAACTCAGTTTTAGTTGATTCTTTAATAATTGAGCTTAATAAAAGAGATCAGTTTTTTCAGGGAATAAGGAACGTAGTTTCGGGTAATGATTTCGATAATGTTTCTCAAAATGCTACCGATACTCTTGTCGATCCTAAGTATAAAAACTTGGAATTTACAAAATCCGAATCCGATTCGTTATTTAGAAAAGAGCATGAAGAGGATGAAAAATATAATTTAACATTAGAAGATGCACCTAAGGCAAAAGGTTTGTCGAACATACATTTTTTTGCTCCTATAAAGGGAATGGTATCAAATCATTACGATGCCAGATCGGAACATTATGGTACTGATGTTGTTGGTGGTGTAAATGAAAGAATCTCTTCTGTTTTAGAAGGAACGGTTATTTTTTCGGAGTGGACCTTGAATACAGGCTATGTTATTCAAATACAACATTCTAATGATTTATTGTCGGTTTACAAGCACAATTCAGAGTTGCTGAAAAAAGCTGGCGAACGTGTTAAAGCTGGTGAGGCAATTGCTTTACTCGGAAATTCGGGAGAATTTACTACTGGTCCGCATTTGCATTTCGAATTATGGCACAATGGTAGGCCCTTAAATCCTGAAGATTATATCAAATTTTAA
- a CDS encoding DUF4268 domain-containing protein: MYTKEEKREIRIQFWDGFKRYSKKRGRKMTSWVLKGTQIKEAQLKFDLSENGAFVMLQIDSKFESKRNLVFKSFEKYKPVIMETCGDNLIWEKDYHIKGFKDVSLIYFQLKEASVFNKEEWEKYYEFLFEGMTKLEAAFLDVKEVVQNF, from the coding sequence ATGTATACAAAAGAAGAAAAAAGAGAAATTCGAATTCAATTTTGGGATGGGTTTAAAAGATATTCAAAAAAAAGAGGTCGAAAAATGACTTCCTGGGTGTTAAAAGGAACGCAGATAAAAGAAGCTCAATTAAAGTTTGATTTGAGTGAAAATGGTGCTTTTGTGATGCTTCAAATTGATAGTAAGTTCGAATCTAAACGCAATTTGGTATTTAAAAGCTTTGAAAAATATAAGCCTGTAATAATGGAAACCTGTGGAGATAATTTAATTTGGGAAAAAGATTATCATATTAAAGGTTTTAAAGATGTTAGTCTAATTTATTTTCAATTGAAAGAAGCATCAGTTTTTAATAAAGAAGAATGGGAAAAATATTATGAGTTTTTATTTGAGGGAATGACCAAATTAGAAGCGGCATTTTTAGATGTAAAAGAGGTTGTGCAAAATTTTTAG
- a CDS encoding metallophosphoesterase: MNLNFVYLLLTCFMCLPIVNSQTHAQNLNAKQDTLTVSSYVEGPHIRQISNSRVTVFYIKHDSLNNTTQKISKSFRYKNDTLVFKGFVEKDTLTYIIPKKIRPQTGINNPTNKIIVLGDIHGQFKSLIEILRNNDVIDKNNHWIFGDGHLVFTGDVFDRGEQVTECLWLIFQLEIQAKKAGGNVHYIIGNHEMMALLFDDRYVADKYKHAANYLHSHYSNFFNRHSVLGNWLRSKNTLIRIGDQLFVHAGISPQFLEKKFKIDMVNMKMRYHLNNYTQLKDTSLVDLFLYSYSPIWYRGYLSRTPSYDRISLADVIKTLEFYDSIVIIFGHTPVARVYPFYSFKLIAMDVPIGDPNYIDQALLIENQKYYRIFAHKEKERLR, translated from the coding sequence ATGAATCTTAATTTTGTTTATCTACTTCTTACATGTTTTATGTGTTTACCCATTGTAAACAGTCAAACCCATGCTCAGAATTTAAACGCAAAACAAGATACATTAACTGTTTCTTCTTATGTTGAGGGACCTCACATCAGACAAATATCAAACAGTAGGGTTACTGTTTTTTATATAAAACATGATAGTTTAAACAATACAACCCAAAAAATCTCAAAATCGTTTCGATACAAAAACGACACCTTAGTTTTTAAAGGGTTTGTAGAAAAAGATACTTTAACTTACATAATCCCTAAAAAAATAAGGCCGCAAACAGGTATTAATAATCCTACAAATAAAATTATTGTACTGGGCGATATACATGGTCAATTTAAATCTCTAATCGAAATATTAAGAAACAATGATGTAATTGATAAAAACAACCATTGGATTTTTGGCGATGGACATCTTGTTTTTACAGGAGATGTTTTTGATAGAGGAGAACAGGTAACAGAATGTTTATGGCTTATTTTTCAATTAGAAATTCAGGCAAAAAAAGCTGGTGGCAATGTTCATTATATAATAGGAAATCATGAAATGATGGCACTTTTGTTTGATGACAGATATGTAGCTGACAAATACAAACATGCAGCAAATTATTTGCATTCTCATTATTCTAATTTCTTTAACAGACACTCGGTACTTGGCAATTGGTTAAGATCAAAAAACACATTAATTCGCATAGGCGATCAATTATTTGTTCATGCTGGTATTTCACCCCAATTTTTAGAAAAAAAATTTAAAATTGACATGGTTAATATGAAAATGAGATATCATTTAAACAATTATACCCAACTTAAAGATACTAGTTTAGTCGATTTATTTTTATATTCATATAGTCCGATATGGTATAGGGGATATTTATCGAGAACCCCAAGTTACGACCGTATTTCCTTAGCCGATGTAATAAAAACTCTGGAATTTTACGATTCTATTGTTATTATTTTTGGCCACACTCCTGTTGCTAGAGTTTACCCATTTTATTCGTTTAAACTTATAGCAATGGATGTACCCATAGGTGATCCGAACTATATCGATCAGGCCTTATTGATTGAGAATCAAAAATATTATCGGATATTTGCACATAAAGAAAAGGAACGATTACGTTAA
- a CDS encoding DUF4956 domain-containing protein codes for MELLTNLINIPEISTTIMNANNILELILRFGLNLLVTVFVINYVYFKATGKRTYVFTYIMISTTVFFLCYLLGSIDLQLGFALGLFAIFGIIRYRTDTIPIREMTYLFLVITISVINALARNDVSLGEILLTNSAFMITTWVMERVWMKRHLARRTIIYDRMDLIHPNKHRLLIEDVKARTGMEVNRFKIGQIDLAKNNIRLTIFYKENPDINILTDAELSDKGIE; via the coding sequence ATGGAACTACTTACTAATCTGATAAATATACCCGAAATATCGACAACAATTATGAATGCAAATAATATACTTGAGTTGATTTTAAGATTTGGATTAAATCTGCTTGTAACTGTATTTGTTATTAATTACGTTTATTTCAAAGCCACAGGTAAAAGAACTTATGTGTTTACATATATCATGATAAGTACTACAGTTTTCTTTCTTTGCTATCTTTTAGGAAGCATTGATTTACAACTGGGCTTTGCTCTGGGACTTTTTGCAATTTTTGGTATTATTCGATACAGAACCGATACAATTCCAATTCGGGAAATGACTTATTTATTTTTAGTAATTACTATTTCGGTAATTAATGCGCTTGCTCGCAACGACGTAAGTCTGGGAGAAATTTTGCTTACCAACTCTGCTTTTATGATTACAACTTGGGTTATGGAAAGAGTTTGGATGAAACGTCATTTGGCCAGAAGAACAATTATATATGACAGAATGGATCTTATTCATCCTAACAAACACCGTTTACTTATCGAAGATGTTAAAGCACGAACTGGCATGGAAGTAAATCGTTTTAAAATTGGGCAAATAGATTTAGCAAAAAACAATATCAGACTAACTATATTCTACAAAGAAAATCCTGATATTAACATACTTACCGATGCAGAATTAAGTGATAAAGGTATAGAATAA
- a CDS encoding ribonuclease HII: protein MSNLAPYLQKGRIEAGCDEAGRGCLAGPVFAAAVILPDTFSNDILNDSKKLSEKKRYLLREIIEKEAIAWSIGIVDHKEIDEINILNASFLAMHRAINQLKTKPEHLLIDGNRFNVYNGIEHSCIIKGDGKFLSIAAASILAKTYRDDFMLSIHEKYPNFDWNKNKGYPTKKHRLAIQKYGITPYHRKSFGLLADQMKLKF, encoded by the coding sequence ATGAGTAATTTAGCACCATATTTACAAAAAGGTAGAATCGAAGCCGGTTGCGATGAAGCAGGAAGAGGATGTTTGGCAGGTCCGGTATTTGCAGCTGCAGTAATTCTTCCTGATACTTTCTCTAACGATATACTTAACGATTCAAAAAAGCTATCTGAAAAAAAAAGATATTTACTTCGTGAAATCATTGAAAAAGAAGCAATTGCTTGGTCTATTGGAATAGTTGACCACAAAGAAATAGATGAAATTAACATTTTAAACGCATCATTTTTAGCAATGCACAGGGCTATTAATCAGCTAAAAACAAAACCCGAACATCTGCTTATCGACGGTAACAGGTTTAATGTGTACAATGGAATAGAACATTCCTGTATTATTAAAGGAGATGGAAAATTCTTATCTATTGCTGCAGCTTCGATTTTAGCCAAAACTTATCGTGATGATTTTATGCTTTCTATTCACGAAAAATATCCCAACTTTGATTGGAACAAGAATAAAGGATACCCTACAAAAAAGCACCGCTTGGCAATTCAAAAATATGGTATTACACCCTATCACCGCAAAAGTTTTGGCTTATTAGCAGATCAAATGAAACTCAAATTTTAA